From one Maniola jurtina chromosome 5, ilManJurt1.1, whole genome shotgun sequence genomic stretch:
- the LOC123865501 gene encoding protein 4.1 homolog isoform X4 produces MVFSDCWNPSCTSPLAASDKDESMPEATKRHTMPPQPAPRPTIKDKKPPPGAVKVMPTLLKKDEDKKLPEQRRPAENGTDTTSDPGITNNVETPKKSKGGFTLFGGKKEKSPKEEKSPKEKSPKEKSPKIKDKAEKSPKSKPEKSPRDKDKKIKDPKAKIAVLDTSNESSNPDTSLDMSPVKDEKPSFTKPYEYTDTEKSPTRKPYIQGAFSYEKEPISDEKQRGMDESQSPGTRKAGLAFNYAPGEDRKVAESAEKRKTPEDFSKLKTPGIDYVQSAALKEQAKTPKSNLIDPTLALLDAERAHHEAPAAIVPVATKPDTEIQVVIITGRYNPKTKKLDDANGTVLVTKGSLNKANGKIETEKEIINTKSGQINFTDPASGKQEVKNGHVDNKTGHILFTSGVIDPKTGKIDPTLAQLYCFVEKSADKVGSKPGREVDLVVITCKYDGKHKKLDASHGHVEVSKAIVAPDGTVSSNYGLIDPKKGKIDYIDPKTGKQDPKQAYVDQKTGNLLVTTGVLDPKSGKVDSSLGQQYSIVEKDATKANREVRLVVITSKYDLKNKKLDPSFAHVDSIKGVLSGADGKIYTEYGIIDPRTGDIQVTDPKTGKQEVKQAQVDPKTGNILLLSGVIDPRTDKLDTTLGQQYSIVDKPTSTFAALPGKEVQVVAVTGKYDTKNKKMDNPNGFVETSVGIISAKDGKVHSNFGILDPNTGKIYYTDPKTGKRESKQAALDNKSGSFLLTSGVIDPKTGKADSSLAQQLAVVDKDAPKGIPERLVNLVIVTSKYDPKNKKLDLSNAHINSIQGKLDDDDRVHTELGVIDPVTGQITVTDPVTGKQEVKKATVDSKTGNMLLTSGVVDPNTRLVDPTLGQQYTVVHKPKDTFGSVPGKEVQLVIITSKYDTKYKRLDNPNGHVETSRAIVASDGRIHSNFGIIDPRTGKIEQVDPVTGNLEVKNAVADPKTGHLILTSGIVDPKTGKVDSSLAQQVTIVDKDGKPVEREVHLVIITTKYDPRTKKIDPSQGHVDTISGTVGPDGKIHTEFGTVDTATGEIVITDPKTGKKEVKKSQVDPATGHMLITSQVVDPKTGKVDPTLAQQYSIVNKPIVARSKPPSKGEVRLVIITSKYDPKTKTVDAGPGTIDVSKGYVSVEDGKIHTDFGIIDPKSGQILYKDPITGKQELKQAEVDPKTGNIIVTSSVTDPKTGKVDPSFAQQLLIVDKQNVLSKPPPPPVSQRISISPARSIPSPVKTPTPTPVQTPLHSPVNTSSPITSQLQKASPITSVRPVAPPKPLTAPPEPPRKKIVKIMVIFTRLDPKTKKPDFHTAEVEHLTGVLDPNGLVETKYGVIDSKKGSIAITDSTGQRLTKDGLVLNETGQIFINSGALDPKTGKIDPNMGMIVSIAKQDDPIVEITTITGPIDPRTGKVNIQDGFVEHTKGKVDADTGNISTKYGVIDPSNGVIFVTDTYGAQDTKPIQIDENNGQITVTGVVDPKTGKFDPKLGQVLVVGSHIDPVVEVTTFVGKYDTKKGIIEPKNSLIESSTGQLNPHNNKIDTKYGQIDLVKGTVTYNDPKTGRFESKELKVDPVTGQFLLRSGQVNPKSGKPDKDIGRLMCLRIIQTKVDPVSGKQIVANDPKNVKVDPKTSQIWIAGPKDPQTGETLYTAGQIDPVTGYIITVYGRYDPKTGTITRAYDVDKALIKVDPVNGQIYTATGDVDDANEPLYSASQVDPGSGEIYTKVGKIDPRTGKLIIIRIYIITQKDEKGRVKELDPKECTIDETTGRIITTKTVYVYQIIDPITGETIDVDPDDPRLKGARTTVTQTMTLSGKIDPITGRIKTEYGDIDPDTGDIDPSTAVRDPVTGQLILHYSQIDPSHFEDKSGNYTIEKETHDLPANIDIQTVNTHKFSTFGKDESPARGDEPKTFTEYTTSEHIKHQGYVVSPSIPQSKIPISQRSKKTPTPPVVVKTTTKQLLTKNDEGVTHNVEQEVENLGTGEVTFSTHTNKAETLEPMEGKSPYVTARAVTTRTATTHHDLDTKAKTQQMEEKTVAHTLTSSATRQEQRVLTQEVKTTVTTGDKLTRRGSESSLSSGDSGTPIDFEDGGEGHYYVTEPGSYKTTTTTTAMGNAPFGSMVHGAAARMSTGPQVTEEETVGPDGEVVSSQTISSKTRTVETITYKTERNGVVETRVEQKITIQSDGDPIDHDRALAEAIQEATAMNPDMTVEKIEIQQQSTQP; encoded by the exons GTACTGACACGACCAGCGATCCTGGTATCACCAACAATGTCGAGACGCCCAAGAAGTCGAAG GGAGGCTTCACCTTATTCGGAGGCAAGAAAGAAAAGTCGCCCAAAGAAGAAAAATCTCCCAAGGAAAAATCCCCCAAGGAAAAATCTCCCAAGATTAAAGATAAAGCAGAAAAATCTCCAAAATCCAAACCAGAAAAATCTCCGAGAGATAAAGATAAGAAAATCAAAGACCCTAAAGCTAAGATCGCTGTGCTCGATACTTCAAACGAAAGTTCAAATCCTGATACTTCACTCGACATGAGCCCCGTGAAAGACGAGAAACCGAGTTTCACCAAGCCGTATGAATACACGGATACCGAAAAAAGTCCTACGCGAAAGCCTTACATTCAAGGCGCGTTCAGTTACGAAAAGGAACCAATTTCTGACGAAAAGCAAAGAGGTATGGATGAGAGTCAAAGTCCGGGAACGAGAAAAGCGGGTCTAGCTTTTAACTATGCCCCGGGAGAAGATAGAAAGGTCGCTGAAAGTGCGGAAAAGAGAAAAACTCCGGAAGAttttagcaaacttaaaacaccgGGTATTGATTACGTACAATCGGCCGCTTTGAAAGAACAAGCCAAAACTCCCAAGTCTAATCTAATCGACCCGACTCTTGCATTATTGGATGCCGAGAGAGCTCATCACGAAGCACCCGCCGCTATAGTCCCAGTAGCGACGAAACCCGATACTGAAATTCAAGTTGTCATCATAACCGGTCGCTATAACCCCAAAACTAAGAAATTAGATGACGCTAATGGAACTGTACTCGTCACGAAAGGTTCGTTGAATAAGGCCAATGGAAAGATAGAGACAGAGAAAGAAATAATCAACACTAAATCCGGCCAAATTAATTTCACCGATCCAGCATCGGGAAAACAAGAAGTAAAGAACGGTCACGTAGATAACAAAACAGGGCACATTCTATTCACGTCTGGGGTTATTGATCCCAAGACTGGTAAAATTGATCCAACGTTGGCCCAACTATACTGCTTCGTCGAAAAATCCGCCGACAAAGTTGGTTCCAAGCCTGGCCGAGAAGTCGATTTAGTAGTTATTACTTGTAAATATGACGGTAAGCATAAGAAATTGGATGCATCTCATGGACACGTGGAAGTTTCTAAAGCCATTGTCGCTCCAGATGGCACTGTGAGTTCTAACTACGGTTTAATAGATCCGAAGAAAGGTAAAATTGATTATATTGATCCCAAAACAGGCAAACAAGATCCAAAACAAGCATATGTTGATCAAAAGACTGGTAACCTTCTAGTTACGACTGGAGTACTCGATCCCAAATCGGGCAAAGTTGACTCTTCGTTGGGACAGCAATACAGTATTGTAGAAAAAGATGCCACAAAGGCTAACAGAGAAGTGAGATTGGTAGTAATCACAAGCAAATACgacttgaaaaataaaaagcttGATCCTTCCTTTGCTCACGTAGATTCTATAAAGGGAGTGCTAAGCGGCGCTGATGGTAAAATCTACACTGAATACGGTATTATTGATCCAAGAACTGGTGATATACAGGTTACAGATCCTAAGACCGGCAAACAAGAAGTTAAACAAGCTCAAGTTGACCCGAAGACTGGGAATATTCTCCTCTTGTCTGGTGTGATTGATCCTCGAACAGACAAACTTGATACAACACTAGGACAACAATACAGTATAGTGGACAAACCTACATCTACTTTCGCCGCGCTACCAGGAAAGGAAGTTCAAGTAGTTGCAGTCACTGGAAAATATGATAcgaaaaataagaaaatggaCAATCCCAATGGTTTTGTTGAAACATCCGTAGGTATTATTAGCGCTAAAGATGGAAAAGTTCACTCCAATTTCGGAATATTAGATCCCAACACTGGAAAAATTTACTATACGGATCCTAAGACAGGCAAACGGGAGTCTAAACAAGCAGCGCTTGACAATAAATCTGGAAGTTTCCTTCTAACATCTGGAGTCATTGATCCAAAGACCGGTAAAGCTGATTCATCCCTTGCACAACAATTAGCGGTTGTCGATAAAGACGCCCCTAAAGGAATTCCTGAGAGACTCGTCAACTTGGTCATTGTTACATCTAAGTATGACCCTAAGAACAAAAAACTTGATCTATCAAACGCGCATATTAATTCCATACAGGGAAaacttgatgatgatgacagagTGCATACAGAACTGGGCGTTATTGACCCAGTTACAGGCCAAATAACAGTAACAGACCCAGTTACTGGCAAACAGGAAGTTAAAAAAGCTACTGTTGATTCCAAAACAGGTAACATGCTGCTCACATCTGGTGTCGTCGATCCCAATACAAGGTTAGTTGACCCAACCTTGGGACAACAATACACAGTGGTTCATAAACCTAAAGATACGTTCGGTTCTGTCCCTGGTAAGGAAGTGCAGCTTGTGATTATTACAAGCAAATATGATACGAAATATAAGAGGTTAGATAATCCCAATGGTCATGTTGAAACTTCACGTGCCATTGTTGCTTCTGATGGCAGGATACATTCTAACTTCGGTATAATAGATCCTAGAACAGGTAAAATAGAACAGGTTGATCCTGTAACTGGAAACCTAGAAGTAAAGAACGCTGTTGCTGATCCTAAGACAGGTCACCTTATCCTAACCTCTGGAATCGTTGATCCGAAAACTGGAAAGGTAGATTCGTCGCTCGCCCAACAAGTCACTATTGTCGATAAAGATGGCAAACCTGTTGAAAGAGAGGTCCATCTCGTTATCATAACTACGAAATATGATCCTAGAACAAAGAAAATTGATCCAAGTCAAGGTCACGTAGATACTATTAGTGGTACAGTTGGCCCCGATGGCAAAATCCATACAGAATTTGGTACCGTTGACACAGCGACAGGAGAAATTGTCATTACTGATCCTAAAACGGGCAAGAAAGAAGTCAAGAAGTCCCAAGTTGATCCTGCTACTGGACATATGCTAATTACAAGCCAGGTGGTTGATCCGAAGACAGGAAAAGTTGATCCTACTTTAGCACAACAGTACAGCATTGTTAATAAACCTATCGTTGCACGTTCGAAACCACCGTCTAAAGGTGAAGTGCGTCTAGTAATAATAACCAGCAAATACGACCCTAAAACAAAAACTGTCGATGCTGGCCCCGGGACTATTGACGTGTCTAAAGGCTACGTTAGTGTTGAAGACGGAAAAATACATACAGACTTCGGAATTATCGATCCCAAATCTGGACAAATTCTTTACAAAGATCCTATTACTGGAAAACAGGAATTGAAACAAGCAGAAGTTGATCCAAAGACGGGCAATATCATTGTGACTTCATCTGTCACTGATCCTAAGACAGGCAAAGTTGACCCTTCATTCGCTCAACAGTTGTTGATTGTTGATAAGCAGAATGTACTGTCCAAACCGCCACCACCGCCCGTGTCTCAAAGGATAAGTATTTCGCCCGCTAGAAGTATTCCTTCCCCCGTAAAGACCCCCACACCTACGCCAGTACAAACACCCTTACATTCGCCAGTTAACACATCATCACCCATCACAAGCCAGTTACAAAAAGCATCACCCATTACATCGGTTAGACCCGTGGCACCCCCGAAACCTTTGACAGCGCCCCCAGAACCGCCAAGGAAGAAAATCGTTAAAATCATGGTTATCTTTACGAGACTTGACCCTAAGACTAAGAAACCAGATTTCCATACTGCTGAAGTAGAACACCTGACTGGAGTACTCGATCCGAACGGTCTCGTAGAAACGAAATATGGTGTAATTGATTCTAAAAAAGGAAGTATCGCCATTACAGATTCTACTGGTCAGAGACTTACTAAGGATGGATTGGTGCTCAATGAAACTGGACAGATCTTTATTAATTCGGGAGCTCTAGACCCCAAGACAGGCAAAATAGATCCGAATATGGGCATGATCGTAAGCATCGCTAAGCAAGATGACCCAATAGTAGAAATCACGACAATAACTGGCCCGATAGATCCTAGAACCGGCAAAGTTAATATTCAAGATGGCTTTGTTGAACACACTAAAGGTAAAGTGGATGCGGACACCGGAAACATTTCAACGAAATATGGCGTTATCGATCCTTCCAATGGTGTTATATTCGTGACTGATACATATGGAGCCCAAGATACTAAACCCATTCAGATCGACGAGAATAATGGTCAGATAACTGTTACTGGTGTTGTCGATCCTAAGACTGGAAAGTTTGACCCTAAACTTGGTCAAGTACTTGTAGTCGGAAGTCACATCGATCCAGTCGTCGAAGTAACGACGTTCGTTGGCAAATATGATACCAAGAAGGGTATAATTGAACCGAAAAATTCACTTATCGAAAGCAGTACAGGCCAGCTTAATCCTCACAACAACAAAATCGATACCAAATACGGTCAGATAGATCTTGTCAAAGGCACGGTCACTTACAACGATCCCAAGACAGGTAGATTTGAAAGTAAAGAGCTTAAAGTTGACCCCGTTACAGGACAGTTCCTGTTACGCAGTGGACAAGTTAATCCGAAATCGGGTAAACCTGACAAGGATATCGGCAGACTCATGTGCCTGAGGATAATTCAAACTAAAGTCGATCCTGTTTCCGGCAAGCAAATTGTCGCGAACGATCCGAAGAACGTCAAAGTAGACCCGAAGACCAGCCAGATCTGGATCGCTGGACCAAAAGACCCACAGACAGGAGAAACTCTGTACACAGCTGGACAAATTGACCCCGTTACAGGATACATAATAACAGTTTACGGTCGGTATGACCCTAAAACTGGAACCATTACCAGAGCTTATGACGTCGACAAAGCCCTCATCAAAGTGGACCCGGTTAATGGCCAGATATACACAGCTACAGGTGACGTAGATGACGCCAATGAACCTCTGTACTCCGCTTCGCAAGTTGATCCTGGCAGCGGTGAAATTTACACTAAGGTCGGCAAGATAGATCCACGAACAGGCAAACTCATTATTATTAGGATTTACATTATAACACAGAAGGATGAGAAAGGTCGCGTTAAGGAGCTCGATCCGAAAGAATGTACGATCGACGAAACGACGGGTAGGATTATAACGACTAAAACCGTATACGTCTACCAAATTATCGATCCTATTACGGGCGAAACAATCGATGTGGATCCGGACGATCCGAGGCTCAAAGGCGCGCGAACAACTGTCACCCAAACCATGACACTATCTGGCAAAATAGACCCTATCACAGGAAGAATTAAGACTGAATACGGCGATATCGATCCTGATACAGGGGATATAGACCCGAGCACGGCCGTAAGAGACCCAGTAACGGGTCAGCTGATACTGCACTACTCACAAATCGATCCGTCACACTTCGAGGATAAGAGCGGGAACTACACTATCGAGAAGGAAACTCACGACTTACCCGCGAATATAGATATCCAGACTGTCAACACGCACAAATTTTCGACGTTTGGAAAGGACGAGAGTCCAGCGCGCGGGGACGAGCCGAAGACTTTCACGGAGTACACGACGTCCGAGCACATAAAACATCAAGGATACGTCGTATCCCCCTCAATTCCCCAATCCAAGATCCCCATTTCGCAGCGATCTAAGAAAACGCCAACCCCGCCGGTGGTGGTCAAAACCACCACGAAGCAACTGCTCACGAAAAACGACGAAGGCGTCACCCACAACGTGGAGCAGGAGGTCGAGAACCTCGGAACGGGAGAGGTGACGTTTTCCACTCACACCAACAAG GCGGAAACCTTAGAGCCGATGGAAGGGAAGAGCCCTTACGTGACCGCGCGGGCGGTGACCACTCGCACGGCGACCACTCACCACGATCTGGACACTAAGGCGAAGACCCAACAGATGGAAGAGAAGACCGTGGCTCATACTCTGACGTCATCGGCGACCAGGCAGGAGCAACGGGTGCTAACTCAGGAGGTTAAGACGACCGTTACCACTGGCGACAAG CTAACTAGACGTGGGTCCGAGAGCTCGCTCAGCAGCGGGGATTCCGGAACGCCTATCGACTTCGAGGACGGTGGGGAAGGACATTATTACGTCACT